From Papilio machaon chromosome 2, ilPapMach1.1, whole genome shotgun sequence, the proteins below share one genomic window:
- the LOC106716050 gene encoding uncharacterized protein LOC106716050 — MYLFVALFLCISISSGGATCHDNHSCKLRERLERYNNRHFEKVFDKTARFTISADEECHHNCNIETVNQIRDIYQPDGYYLMYNLPDFNEADFTIKIKHRVIYVNGQQENGMSFRDVRTLPQIIKPYDGFWHLDSGDLVIKFNYKGALGSEVAADCNEYLNDSIQTLPRSTTGTLRSGDTSWRTYVTVD, encoded by the coding sequence ATGTATCTCTTCGTCGCGTTGTTCCTTTGCATCAGTATTAGCAGCGGTGGCGCCACCTGCCATGACAACCACTCCTGCAAGCTGAGGGAGCGTCTCGAGCGCTATAACAATCGCCACTTTGAAAAAGTGTTCGACAAAACCGCGCGCTTCACCATCTCAGCGGACGAGGAGTGCCACCACAACTGCAATATCGAAACCGTTAACCAGATACGTGATATATACCAACCTGATGGCTACTACTTGATGTACAACTTACCAGATTTCAACGAAGCAGATTTCACCATTAAGATCAAACACCGTGTCATCTACGTCAATGGACAGCAAGAGAACGGCATGAGTTTTAGAGATGTTAGAACATTACCACAGATTATAAAACCGTACGATGGCTTTTGGCATTTGGACTCTGGCGATttagttattaagtttaaCTACAAAGGAGCGCTCGGTAGTGAGGTGGCGGCGGACTGTAATGAATATCTTAATGATTCCATTCAAACTTTACCGAGGTCGACTACAGGGACGTTGAGGTCCGGAGACACGTCCTGGAGGACTTACGTAACTGTGGACTGA
- the LOC106716051 gene encoding uncharacterized protein LOC106716051 — protein MYKLFFLFLLFVAVDSNRCHKDGSCRHRHNQHRPGRYNNRHFEKIFQDISWSVINMDRKYQAVCSNSSEQQIREYYGADTYTLKYFLKEYSEDNVTIKVQHRVMYLKAENNNVTVFKDIRILPRIVDAKTGQYFKQDDDLLIQFAYITNPKTENVVTCSGDINEEIQKLVKVAISEEDLRMSNS, from the coding sequence atgtacaaacttttttttctcttcttaCTGTTCGTGGCCGTTGACAGCAATCGATGCCACAAAGATGGCTCCTGCAGACACAGACACAACCAACACAGGCCGGGGCGTTACAACAATCGTCATTTTGAGAAAATCTTCCAAGATATTTCCTGGAGCGTAATCAATATGGACCGCAAATATCAAGCAGTTTGCAGCAACAGTTCAGAACAACAGATAAGGGAATATTACGGTGCAGATACGTATACTTTAAAGTATTTCCTCAAAGAATATTCCGAAGATAATGTTACAATCAAAGTGCAACATCGAGTGATGTATTTGAAAGCCGAAAATAATAACGTAACagtatttaaagatattaGAATTCTACCAAGAATAGTGGATGCAAAAACTGGTCAATATTTCAAACAAGACGATGATTTACTTATACAGTTCGCGTATATTACGAATCCGAAAACAGAGAATGTTGTCACATGCAGTGGTGATATCAATGAAGAAATTCAGAAGCTGGTTAAAGTAGCAATAAGCGAAGAAGATTTAAGAATGTCTAATAGTTAA
- the LOC106716039 gene encoding uncharacterized protein LOC106716039, with amino-acid sequence MFAIVLTALLACASAAPHYRHSHHHGYGPPSPFGSRDEYDLGGFGMEPHFGNDNDFFRDNMFDTRRFWAELSREMSMLDQLLNDFAKRFPSGVSNEGIDKTTNEYKVTVALNGFEEQDIKVKAREGLLMIQAIRNKDEAGQNSYLSVRTLPDFVNVTGSWTYEDGVLKIVFPLISTPADGETTTEITTEIPEQFKPESREETTIGEDTKDADVGLDRGDVAKETELLTNEIPRKEAVEATTYAVDLKDEVEFVPVRY; translated from the coding sequence ATGTTTGCGATAGTCCTGACCGCGTTGCTTGCTTGCGCCAGTGCGGCACCTCATTACCGTCATAGTCATCACCACGGCTATGGCCCCCCGTCCCCGTTCGGCTCGCGGGACGAGTACGACCTCGGAGGCTTCGGAATGGAACCCCATTTCGGCAACGATAACGACTTCTTCCGCGACAACATGTTCGATACTAGAAGATTCTGGGCTGAGTTGTCGAGGGAGATGTCGATGCTGGACCAGCTGCTCAACGACTTCGCCAAACGGTTCCCCAGCGGCGTCTCCAACGAGGGAATAGACAAAACGACCAATGAATACAAGGTAACAGTTGCACTGAATGGATTCGAGGAACAGGATATCAAAGTAAAAGCTCGCGAGGGACTTCTGATGATTCAGGCGATACGGAACAAGGACGAGGCCGGACAAAATAGTTACCTCAGCGTGAGGACGTTACCGGACTTTGTTAATGTCACCGGTAGCTGGACGTATGAAGATGGCGTTCTGAAAATCGTGTTCCCTCTTATATCTACGCCGGCGGACGGTGAGACGACTACAGAAATAACGACCGAGATACCGGAGCAGTTCAAGCCGGAGAGCCGCGAGGAGACGACGATTGGTGAAGACACTAAAGACGCAGATGTGGGCTTGGACAGAGGTGACGTCGCCAAGGAGACAGAGCTGCTCACTAACGAGATCCCGCGCAAGGAGGCGGTTGAGGCCACCACGTACGCTGTGGACCTCAAGGATGAGGTGGAGTTTGTTCCAGtgagatattaa
- the LOC106716038 gene encoding protein lethal(2)essential for life: MSVYPFFIEYERPRPRRLVDQHFGLGLTPQDYLTILAVPQTTRDYYRPWRNLQAADRDVGSTIKEEKDKFQVNLDVQHFSPEEISVKTADGFLIVEAKHEERQDEHGFISRSFTRKYPLPEGIEADMVMSKLSSDGVLSITAPLKAPPKNSDERIVPIIQTGPVKRQDEEQA, from the coding sequence ATGTCAGTGTATCCGTTTTTCATTGAATACGAGCGTCCACGCCCTCGTCGTTTGGTGGACCAACACTTTGGCTTGGGGCTGACTCCTCAAGACTACTTGACAATTCTGGCGGTGCCGCAAACTACCAGAGACTACTACAGGCCTTGGCGGAACCTTCAGGCAGCAGATCGTGATGTGGGATCTACTATCAAAGAGGAAAAAGACAAATTCCAAGTAAACCTAGATGTCCAACACTTTTCTCCTGAAGAGATATCTGTAAAGACAGCAGATGgatttttaattgttgaaGCTAAACACGAGGAACGTCAAGACGAACACGGTTTTATTTCGAGAAGTTTCACGAGGAAGTATCCACTGCCTGAAGGTATTGAGGCTGATATGGTCATGTCAAAGCTGTCTTCAGACGGTGTCCTCAGCATCACAGCGCCGTTGAAAGCACCCCCAAAGAACTCTGATGAAAGAATAGTGCCTATAATCCAAACTGGACCTGTCAAGAGGCAAGATGAAGAACAagcttaa